The DNA region attgaaaatcttgaaactctcgaagttgttgtcgagaaacTACGAAAAAAAGTcatatcatgatattatttgccggaattttttcattagtgggaaataacaaactcggggtaaagttcgtgatattatttgaaCAATAGAAAAATGCGTGGGAAAAACTCAACTTTTttaaagttccatgatattaaTTAGGTGGCTATATCtcttaaaaaaatactccatccgtccttgaaaatttgtcacttatttctattttggtctgtccctaaaaatttgtcacatttcacttacCATTTTTGTTAATGGACCATACATTCAACTAATTCATTCTCACtcacgttttattataaaaccaatatataaaagtaggacccacataccactaactttttcaactcactttctattacatttcttaaaactcgtgtcaggtCAAATAGTGATGAGTTATtaacaatgttttaaaaaccgaacCGGTAAGCGAACCGGTGAAACTACTGGTTCATGATTCAATCGATCAGACCGGTTTAATCACTGGTCAAACCGTTTTATTgttacaaatatatataattaaatatataatacaaCATATAGtacataataaaatataatcaataatatatcacaaaaacATTCAATCTTACAAATAATtagtatatatacaaatataaaaacattaaaatttagtGAATATAAATTGTTAGTTAGTGtagataaaaatttaatattttacatataaaagtagataaagtttatattaattcaaaaaaatgtACATCGTGGAATAATATTATAACGAATACAAATTATtagttaatttaaataaaaatatactttaatATCAATAGTTAggttacataaattaaatatatactataaaactatatagtatttattaaataataaactaTAATGAATAAATATATCACAAAAATGGAACCTTATAATATAACAATAGTGATATAATAGGAGTATTAGAAACTAGTAGAGTATAATTAAAGTTTagaggatgataattatatgtatcacaataaataattaaataaaaaaatatataaaataatatgaattattagtttgtttaaataaaaatttaatgttcattgtataataatatttaatgtttttatttttccatttggGTCTTGTGGTGGAGTGGTTAAGCTATTGTTAGATGGAGTGGATGTAATGTGTTCAAGCCCTTCCaacaacaaaattttaaaattttgaaaacaaaagGCATAAACCGGTTTCCGGCCaaaccggtccgaccggccggtgCAAGCGGTTCTCAGCGGCTCAACCTCTTACTGGTTTAAATAGGTGAACCGGATCGGACAGCTTGCCGATTTGCGGTCAAAATGGTCTAACCAGACGATCcagtccggtttttaaaacactggttattagggatggagggagtaacaaaATGCATCACTTTATCTATATACCATTTGCAAACCATACAAAGAGATGATTGAGTAAAATGTTGTCATGTACGAATTAGTAAGGAGTAATTTgaattttgtaatttgtattttatttaataggGAGATTTAGTGAATTGAGAACTAAGTTTTGGTGTAAAAAATATACTACCCAAGTTTGAAATTTGCAAAGATCGTTGATTACAACACAATTCACTTGTTCATAAAACCATAGCTTCGGACGAAAACGATTAATCATACCAACAATCCATCATataacataacataaaaatattaatgaatATCAAAACCTTATATAGCGATAGTTTTGAGAttagtgttttaaaaatcgaaCTAGTCGAAGCAGTTAGACTGGCCAATTCGACCGTGAATCAGCATGCAGTTCGGTCCGGATCACCTTATGAAACCGTTATCATATCAggaacaaatttttttttatattttttaaatatttttcaaaaattgagGCTAGTGGGGAAAAACTCAAGACCTCTTTGCCAAGTACACCACAAGATGCTTGGAAATATCATGAACATTAATTATTGTCGTTTACTAAATGTATATACTCCACATACACTTTTTGAATTAAAATGATTCAAAATGAATCAGGCCTAAGGAGTATatgtatattatataattaggaTGTAATCAGATTCAAATCTTATCTTTTGTGATATCGTCATAAAAATTATTTAGTAATCCTTCCACATAGTAATTAGGATGTAATCAGATTCAAATCTTATCTTTTGTGATATCGtcgtaaaaattatttattagtaatCCTTCCACACCACTATGGCATCATAATAATAGTGTTAGACTCTTAGTATTAAAACATACTCTATCAGTTGATTCAGTCCCCTAAATATGTATCTCACTTTGACCTgatacgaattttaagaaatgtaatagaaagtatattaaaaaaattagtggaatgtaggtcctacttttatatggagtaatcttataataaaatgtgagaaaAATGATTTAGTGGGATGTATGGTTCACTGTCAAAAGTggtaaaattgaaataagataattaataatgtacaattaaaatagaaaattacaaCACATAACTTGATGGAGTAATAATAATTTGATTCTTCATCAATTAATGATGCCTTActccaaaattttattttaaattttctattttatttattgggaaaatttgtatatatatataggagtactTCCTAATTCCAATTAAATTGGGCGCCACACACATAAACAACGAATATTCGTGGCAAAGTTTCGTCCGTTTCTCAAATGTCGTGTTTACTTCAGCTGCTCTTCCCTTGATCACACACACCAACACACACTCATTACGTTCACGTTTCAGCTCTTCACTTCTCCTTCAATCCATGCCCAGATTCTCCAGATCCTCATCTTCCCTTTAGTCGCCCCCGAATCAAGAAATGGCTGCTCGAATTATCTCCAACGTGGATAGCAATTTCTTCAGCTTTTCATATGGAACAAGCATTAAAACTCCAATCCCAAGAACTCAGCCGTTGATCGGTTTTCCCTTCAAGAAAAGATTGAATTTTGAGGCTCTTTGCAGCattaaagagagagagagggagcgcGAAATTGCCGCAGAGAAGCAAGGCTTAGCAAGTGGGGTCGTAGTGGATGACGAGCTCAAGCGGAAGGAAGGTGTTGGGGGAGAGGGGTTTGATTTGAACTGGCCGCCTTGGAAGAATCTGCCTCAGAGATACAAGCTCATTGGGACTACATCCCTAGCCTTCGTTATTTGCAACATGGATAAGGTAAATCTGTTCGAGTTTGAGTCATAGCTTTTATTTATACAAGTAATGTACGAATTGATTAGCATCAATTATTGTAAATCTGGATATGATTAGAAAATAATTCGTCTGATATTTGAATCCTCATGCAAGGTGGAATTGGGGAAATTAGTTTCAGAATGGAATTGGGGAGAAATAGTTTCAGAATATGAGCTAATGTAAGTTTTGTTGCTCCTATATGGCCTTAACTAAACATGTAGGTGCTTGCATTTTAGATGTATATAGCCACATTTCTGCGTTTCGTAGTTATGGTTAGCTTGCCAAGAGTCTGACAATTTGCAATATCATTTGTAGGATGTGTGATTTTAGGTTAACCATGAACTGATTTTTCATACACTGAATAGGTAAATTTGAGTATTGCTATAATTCCAATGTCACATCAATTCGGTTGGAATGCTTCTGTGGCTGGATTGGTGCAGTCGTCTTTCTTCTGGGGCTATGCTCTTAGTCAGTTGCCTGGTGGTTGGCTTTCAAAAATATTTGGTGGGAGGTTAGTTTCTTAGGCCAAACTCCATATTGTTAGTATCTATTAACTACATTATTTTTGAGGTTATTTTAATCACGGCCTGGCTGGTTTAAGAAGCCGTGTGGTGATTATAGTGCATATCAATAATATTGTTAAATTCTGAAATATGTTATATGTCCGTGACGTGTTATATAGAAAGCCTGTTGCTGACTTTAATCTTTTTACCACAATCAGATATCTAGTCAGATTTTTATGATTAGAGCTTTAGCAATACAATAGTGTTTAACTAAAACagcttaattatttataatgctTGGAGAATTGATGTGTGATCAAATTGTTTTGTCAATGGTTATTTTTTCTTTCCGTGAACCATATTGAAAATGGAAAATTTTCTACTATGCAGTCACTCGGATGCAGAGTTGTATCCTTTTGCtttagtcattttttttctttcctgaGATGATTGCTTCTCTGGCATTGCCAGAAAGGTTGTATAGGTTCTAATACTCCTCAATGCGTGTTTTATTACTACTGATAAAGGTCATCTGATTCTTGCTCCATAAAGGTGGTGATAACACTCATTTTTTAGAACAGGAGGGGAAAATGTGACATCACTCATTAACCATGGGCCTCTTTCTTCTAATTGATCACCTTATCTATGTGCAGAAGAGTTCTCGAAGTGGGCGTCCTGGTGTGGTCATTGGCCACAGCAATGGTTCCTCTACTTGCTGGCTTTATGCCAGGACTTGTTTTGTCCAGGGTTTTGGTATTTCCTTAGCCACCTACTCTtctttatatttgttttatctAAGATAAATACTGgtttttcatttctttatcaGCTGTGAGAAAAATAAGATTCTTTTGGCTGGCTATGACTTCATTAACTGGATTTGTTCAAATAATTGTGCTTCCAGTGTTTTTATCTGCTCTTTCTGATTACTTTATTAAATGATCCAGGTTGGGATAGGAGAAGGTGTTTCACCATCTGCTGCAACTGATATGATTGCTAGGTACTTTTTTTATGGGTTTCTTGAAATTGAACCAAAAGCAGAAATGGGATGAAAAtgtgtaaaataagagagaagttggaataaaagaaaatgacagTTAGATAATCTATCTGaaacaatataaatattttgtCACTTCATAGTATATCTCTTTGCCTAATTTATAATGTCTCTGATAAACACCATTATAATTCACATTAAGTTTTGGGCTTCTGTTCAATTTGGTAGCTTATTTATGTGGTCATGTGGTTTCTGCTAATaacatttcataaaatattgttaaGATCTTTCCTTCAATGCAAACTCTCGGCTATAAAGGCTTTCACCTAGATGGCTATTTCATTGTATTTTCCGGCTGTATAATATCCCACTGCTGACATATAAATGCTTCTACTTCCTTGCCTTAATCAGTGTTTGACTGTGGAGTGGGTAAGGAAGAATGCAGTTGTGTTATTTAGTAAAAAGATAGGTATCTCTGATTATTGTATATGCTTTCATCTGATATTTTTGtacttatatattttttttgtgttgcATGCTACATTGATATGTATTATTTTCAGGACTGTACCAATAGAAGAACGGTCACGTGCAGTTTCATTTGTTTTTGGTGGTTTAAGCTTTGGAAGTGTCTTGGggtaatattcaattttttatacaattgatttttcattttctcttattatgcctcacatttttaaaattttggacAATCATATATCGTAGAAGAAAGAATGCGCATAAAATATATTCCTCCTATGGTGGAACTTAATTTATTAACAGGAGGCAGCATGGATTTTATTGGCAGCGTACAAAACTGCATAATGTCTCTTCTTAAAATGCTACTATGCTTGAACTCTTTACGCTCATTCCTAGATTATGGTTTGTAGAGTGTTATCGTCAAGTCTCTTTCTCTTCACATTTGGAACTTCAAACTGCAGGCTTGTTTTGGCTCCTCCACTAATCGAGGATTATGGCTGGGGATCTGTATTTTACATTTTTGGCTCTCTGGGTATAGCATGGTACGTATCTAGAAATCAAACAAGTTTGCTTTTCCCTGTCTCTTGAAATCTGAAAAGAGTCAcataaaaactgaaaaaaaatatactactactatccTTTATCTGGTGCTTTGATTctctaattttttctttttgtctTTCTTTATTAGTGTAATTGTTCTTTAATTGCTATGACTATCTATCTCAAGTTACAGAGGTGGAGGAGTGCTCAAATACTCCCCCCCCCCCTAACATGTTTTCACTATGTTTCAGGTATTTGATATTTCAGGTTATTAAAGAAGATAATCTCCCTTTTGCAGCTTCTCACCAATCATGTATGtctctttttctctttcatGCCCAATTGTAGACTTATATTAACTGAGactatcattttttttttgcatttagtTGTCTCAATGTTATCTCATTTCTTGCACAATTCTGACTATCAATCTTCTGCAGGGCCTCAGACTGGCACTATGACCAAGTCATGGACTTCCACTTTGCAAGATTTGGGCGGCTCACTGACGGTAGGTCTATTTGTTCCATGTATATGGCATCCTATTATGAAATCAACAGCATATTACAATTTTGTATCTTATACATTAAATCTCAGAATCTTAATGTTTTATCCCAGAGTCCAATCAAATGAAGAGAATTTATCACAATAGCAAAGATTCACCATTTGTTTTTGGTTGACACCTGCCCTTGTACTAATATCGCGTAGAGCGAGGAATGGGTGGAAATCTAGAATCAGTTAGTCAACCTGAATAGCTGATGAGCAAAATATAATGTTGTGACCTGTGAGTAATTGACTGTGTTCCATTTTTGGATGATACACAGGATATGCCTTGGAAGGAATTTTTCAAATCTAAAGCTGTATGGGCGATGATATATACTCATTTTTGTGGAAGTTGGGGGCACTATTGCTGCTTATCCTGGCTTCCAACTTACTTCAGGTGCTTTTCCAATTTAAAGTATTATATTCAAACCGTTGATTCTTTCAGGACATTGCTAC from Salvia splendens isolate huo1 chromosome 9, SspV2, whole genome shotgun sequence includes:
- the LOC121748248 gene encoding probable anion transporter 6, chloroplastic isoform X3; the protein is MAARIISNVDSNFFSFSYGTSIKTPIPRTQPLIGFPFKKRLNFEALCSIKEREREREIAAEKQGLASGVVVDDELKRKEGVGGEGFDLNWPPWKNLPQRYKLIGTTSLAFVICNMDKVNLSIAIIPMSHQFGWNASVAGLVQSSFFWGYALSQLPGGWLSKIFGGRRVLEVGVLVWSLATAMVPLLAGFMPGLVLSRVLVGIGEGVSPSAATDMIARTVPIEERSRAVSFVFGGLSFGSVLGLVLAPPLIEDYGWGSVFYIFGSLGIAWYLIFQVIKEDNLPFAASHQSWPQTGTMTKSWTSTLQDLGGSLTDMPWKEFFKSKAVWAMIYTHFCGSWGHYCCLSWLPTYFSEELDLDLTEAAWVSVLPPLASIFVTSIASQLADYWISNGVETTVVRKVCQTIAFMSPATCMILSSLDLGLSPWQVVAILTSGLALSSFALSGLYCTHQDISPEYASVLLVRTRTPLGNYQHRWSCTWNCWCCSYWLSSRHNSLMGNIAVCSINFLLPYRHSCMVGIS
- the LOC121748248 gene encoding probable anion transporter 6, chloroplastic isoform X1, giving the protein MAARIISNVDSNFFSFSYGTSIKTPIPRTQPLIGFPFKKRLNFEALCSIKEREREREIAAEKQGLASGVVVDDELKRKEGVGGEGFDLNWPPWKNLPQRYKLIGTTSLAFVICNMDKVNLSIAIIPMSHQFGWNASVAGLVQSSFFWGYALSQLPGGWLSKIFGGRRVLEVGVLVWSLATAMVPLLAGFMPGLVLSRVLVGIGEGVSPSAATDMIARTVPIEERSRAVSFVFGGLSFGSVLGLVLAPPLIEDYGWGSVFYIFGSLGIAWYLIFQVIKEDNLPFAASHQSWPQTGTMTKSWTSTLQDLGGSLTDMPWKEFFKSKAVWAMIYTHFCGSWGHYCCLSWLPTYFSEELDLDLTEAAWVSVLPPLASIFVTSIASQLADYWISNGVETTVVRKVCQTIAFMSPATCMILSSLDLGLSPWQVVAILTSGLALSSFALSGLYCTHQDISPEYASVLLVRTRTPLGNYQHRWSCTWNCWCCSYWLSSRHNSLMGSKFVFFLKLLTSSTQFFSLVHAFHAVSPCRYRCLLHQFSFTLPAQLYGWH
- the LOC121748248 gene encoding probable anion transporter 6, chloroplastic isoform X2; translation: MAARIISNVDSNFFSFSYGTSIKTPIPRTQPLIGFPFKKRLNFEALCSIKEREREREIAAEKQGLASGVVVDDELKRKEGVGGEGFDLNWPPWKNLPQRYKLIGTTSLAFVICNMDKVNLSIAIIPMSHQFGWNASVAGLVQSSFFWGYALSQLPGGWLSKIFGGRRVLEVGVLVWSLATAMVPLLAGFMPGLVLSRVLVGIGEGVSPSAATDMIARTVPIEERSRAVSFVFGGLSFGSVLGLVLAPPLIEDYGWGSVFYIFGSLGIAWYLIFQVIKEDNLPFAASHQSWPQTGTMTKSWTSTLQDLGGSLTDMPWKEFFKSKAVWAMIYTHFCGSWGHYCCLSWLPTYFSEELDLDLTEAAWVSVLPPLASIFVTSIASQLADYWISNGVETTVVRKVCQTIAFMSPATCMILSSLDLGLSPWQVVAILTSGLALSSFALSGLYCTHQDISPEYASVLLGITNTVGAVPGIVGVALTGYLLDTTHSWGISLFAPSIFFYLTGTVVWLALASSNPQSFSKSD
- the LOC121748248 gene encoding probable anion transporter 6, chloroplastic isoform X4, whose amino-acid sequence is MSHQFGWNASVAGLVQSSFFWGYALSQLPGGWLSKIFGGRRVLEVGVLVWSLATAMVPLLAGFMPGLVLSRVLVGIGEGVSPSAATDMIARTVPIEERSRAVSFVFGGLSFGSVLGLVLAPPLIEDYGWGSVFYIFGSLGIAWYLIFQVIKEDNLPFAASHQSWPQTGTMTKSWTSTLQDLGGSLTDMPWKEFFKSKAVWAMIYTHFCGSWGHYCCLSWLPTYFSEELDLDLTEAAWVSVLPPLASIFVTSIASQLADYWISNGVETTVVRKVCQTIAFMSPATCMILSSLDLGLSPWQVVAILTSGLALSSFALSGLYCTHQDISPEYASVLLVRTRTPLGNYQHRWSCTWNCWCCSYWLSSRHNSLMGSKFVFFLKLLTSSTQFFSLVHAFHAVSPCRYRCLLHQFSFTLPAQLYGWH